One Halobaculum marinum genomic window carries:
- a CDS encoding LAGLIDADG family homing endonuclease produces MLTADLGWVPISTVSAGDELATLAIVTAENGQRQRRLQTAQVTDVAHVRRPTVELQTDEVTVSVAADARVLPYTHDFRDACRFRSGQRVKTVLTPTPDPDSVAYRDGYVHGAFAGDGSVVKTKTTKNATLRCQDEEIIERVDAFARDEYGLQRKGREFNSLHEIRTTIWKEVDLLDGLLPIDPTQVDDLDYCRGWLAGMFDTDGAFDGHTVRFTQTKPEQRKALQLLLGRLGFEYVVEQKGVRVRGANSRLRVLSAIRPVVSRKIRSYAGIMVNGSAEVVGVAERPVRDTYDISLDRGDAYVLEGLCVEAV; encoded by the coding sequence GTGCTCACTGCAGACCTCGGGTGGGTACCCATCTCCACCGTCTCGGCGGGTGACGAACTCGCGACACTCGCGATCGTTACCGCTGAGAACGGGCAGAGACAACGTCGACTCCAGACGGCACAAGTGACCGACGTCGCCCACGTGCGCCGGCCGACAGTCGAACTCCAGACCGACGAGGTGACCGTGTCGGTCGCGGCGGACGCGCGCGTGTTGCCGTACACCCACGACTTCCGTGACGCCTGTCGCTTTCGGTCGGGCCAACGCGTCAAGACCGTCCTCACGCCGACGCCGGATCCTGATTCGGTTGCGTACCGCGACGGATACGTCCACGGCGCGTTCGCAGGCGACGGGAGTGTCGTGAAAACGAAGACGACGAAGAACGCCACCTTGCGCTGTCAAGACGAGGAGATCATCGAACGCGTCGACGCGTTCGCCCGCGACGAGTACGGGCTGCAACGGAAGGGGCGGGAGTTCAACAGCCTCCACGAGATCCGGACGACGATCTGGAAGGAGGTGGATCTTCTCGATGGACTGCTTCCGATCGATCCGACGCAGGTCGACGATCTCGACTACTGTCGGGGGTGGCTCGCAGGGATGTTCGACACTGACGGCGCCTTCGACGGCCACACTGTCCGGTTCACGCAGACGAAGCCCGAACAACGGAAGGCGTTGCAGTTGCTGTTGGGTCGCCTTGGGTTCGAGTACGTGGTCGAGCAGAAGGGCGTCCGCGTTCGTGGGGCTAATAGTCGGCTCCGTGTGTTGAGTGCGATTCGGCCTGTTGTGTCGCGGAAGATCCGCTCGTACGCGGGGATCATGGTCAACGGGTCTGCGGAGGTGGTCGGTGTGGCAGAACGGCCTGTGAGGGATACGTACGACATCTCGCTGGATAGGGGAGATGCGTACGTGCTCGAAGGGTTGTGCGTAGAGGCTGTGTGA
- a CDS encoding MarR family winged helix-turn-helix transcriptional regulator, whose translation MSTGLGTADGMESRELIHFVTQQTRFALINNILQHPEQLPSMYELGELNPSVSDATVYKHVQKLIDAGIVKEVALDDDQRRQGYPWKFYGLTAEGREFLEEHNLLAAEETLQQIYDTISDKPEKMVKYQKAPRPDGT comes from the coding sequence ATGAGCACTGGCCTGGGGACTGCCGACGGGATGGAATCCCGTGAACTCATCCACTTCGTCACTCAGCAGACGCGATTCGCGCTGATCAACAACATCCTCCAGCACCCTGAACAGCTCCCCTCGATGTACGAGCTCGGGGAGCTCAACCCCAGCGTGAGCGACGCGACCGTCTACAAGCACGTCCAGAAGCTCATCGACGCCGGCATCGTCAAGGAGGTTGCTCTGGATGACGATCAGCGCCGGCAGGGCTATCCCTGGAAGTTCTACGGTCTCACGGCGGAGGGACGGGAGTTCCTAGAGGAACACAACCTGCTCGCCGCAGAGGAGACCCTCCAGCAGATCTACGACACCATCTCAGACAAGCCCGAAAAGATGGTCAAGTACCAGAAGGCTCCCCGTCCGGATGGCACATAA